One part of the Anopheles coustani chromosome 2, idAnoCousDA_361_x.2, whole genome shotgun sequence genome encodes these proteins:
- the LOC131267713 gene encoding integral membrane protein GPR155: MEYRAGLPMLASILLATVMVAQQPVAAAMRHFNATITTNHPAVLLETLPLHNASGGVSGEYVFSQQNNTTDDNTPTISMDNLYPALIQCFAIIICGYLAGRLNIISNFEAKGLNTFVGTFALPSVIFLSLAELDWSTVNWNFLLSILIAKTIVFFAVAIISLLVARPVNYGRAGLLAIFCTQSNDFAIGYPIVSALYSKLHPEYASYIYLLAPISLAILNPIGYVLMEISKIKEKNAQNNASSDEEANPPPTTCPELAAQNRRKILKGKALVVIKTIESIFFNPILLMTLLGVIGGQIFPKGLPVYLSSVLRSLGNSFSATALFLLGLRMVGKASTLQGPGLILPGILILVKLLVFPLVTRQTVNIMNAGANFSETTDLSTFGFLYGTFPAAPGVFVIASQYNRDVDLVASSMVASTFISAPLMFISAKMITITNLTPADYLNELDKFSFDISIVAIVAGVWMLLLFALTRKVKRMPHRITCCLLISQLICNVGVILWSTLEQNSPWKLYLQFYFFTIGCYSSRLWTAFLAITILFLQCRSLCFVLKLWPVFIAAAWGLPTLMVSLLLFVDGTNITPTEKRNPSFQYGNAQAAIAVFLLVMCFIVTVGCLILHQRFKKRHERYLTLSREVSSPDTETVTTTSSVVNLLTGSTGNGTVVHRRRHSVTSSDDEILTTGLSGCESVGNGTGCGVNTGNGGCCSSSSATVRTVVDIEDLAINNSINNADVAGGSDAIQSNGMCSAQFNCPTASKQQCQSLIDRYREQANDGLEPLEFDKTVDQQQILRHMVLLILLLCSMFVGLSLSVWTLIMEGMSGIYVELTFLDAFLNFGQSIIVLAVFITDTGELLLPMMKFWRKVWYGANLLQLPIWSELSTETRHICDQFTTHHLENCRKTIAKDIRWRIKVYRRVFYGSAFVDWLLEVGLAKDRADATHYARRLIDGRVLRHINNVYHFHDRNLLYTFCERL, from the exons atgGAGTATCGGGCGGGGCTCCCCATGCTGGCCAGCATACTGTTGGCGACGGTGATGGTGGCTCAACAACCAGTGGCCGCAGCGATGCGACACTTTAATGCCACAATCACGACTAACCACCCAGCGGTTCTGCTCGAAACGTTACCACTTCACAACGCAAGTGGCGGTGTAAGTGGCGAGTACGTTTTCTCACAGCAGAACAACACAACTGACGACAATACGCCAACGATCTCGATGGATAATCTCTATCCGGCGCTCATACAGTGCTTtgccatcatcatctgtgG CTACCTGGCGGGGCGCCTCAATATCATCAGTAACTTCGAGGCGAAGGGCCTGAACACGTTCGTCGGCACGTTCGCCCTGCCGTCGGTGATCTTTCTTTCGCTGGCCGAACTCGACTGGAGCACGGTCAACTGGAACTTCCTGCTATCGATACTGATCGCGAAGACGATCGTGTTCTTCGCGGTCGCGATCATATCACTGCTCGTCGCCCGTCCCGTCAACTATGGCCGGGCGGGATTGCTGGCCATCTTTTGCACGCAGAGCAATGATTTCGCCATCGGATATCCAATCG TGTCGGCTTTGTACTCAAAACTACATCCTGAGTATGCGTCCTACATTTACCTGCTGGCGCCAATCTCTCTGGCGATCCTCAATCCGATCGGGTACGTTCTGATGGAAATTTCCAAAATTAAGGAGAAAAATGCGCAAAACAAT GCATCGTCGGATGAAGAAGCGAATCCTCCACCTACAACTTGCCCCGAATTGGCCGCCCAGAACCGGCGAAAAATCTTGAAGGGAAAGGCACTGGTCGTAATTAAAACGATCGAATCGATCTTCTTCAACCCGATCCTCCTGATGACCTTGCTGGGCGTGATTGGTGGCCAGATTTTCCCCAAAGGACTCCCCGTGTATCTGTCCAGCGTGCTACGATCTCTGGGAAACTCTTTCTCTGCCACCGCCCTCTTCCTGCTCGGGTTACGCATGGTCGGAAAAGCGTCGACGTTGCAGGGCCCGGGTCTGATTCTACCCGGTATCCTCATTCTGGTGAAGCTGCTCGTTTTTCCTCTCGTCACGCGCCAAACGGTGAATATTATGAATGCTGGGGCAAACTTTAGCGAAACCACCGATCTGAGCACGTTCGGCTTTCTGTACGGAACGTTTCCGGCCGCCCCGGGGGTTTTCGTAATCGCTTCCCAGTACAACCGAGATGTAGATTTG GTTGCAAGCAGCATGGTGGCATCCACGTTCATCAGCGCTCCTCTGATGTTCATCTCGGCGAAAATGATCACCATCACGAATCTCACACCGGCCGACTATTTGAACGAACTGGACAAATTTTCCTTCGACATCAGCATCGTGGCGATCGTGGCCGGCGTGTGGATGTTGCTACTGTTTGCACTCACGCGCAAGGTGAAACGGATGCCACATCGCATCACGTGTTGTTTGCTTATTTCGCAGCTGATCTGCAACGTGGGCGTTATTCTGTGGTCAACACTTGAGCAGAACAGCCCGTGGAAGTTGTACCTGCAGTTTTACTTCTTCACGATCGGTTGCTACAGCAGCCGACTGTGGACGGCCTTCCTTGCCATCACGATTTTGTTTCTGCAGTGTCGGAGTCTCTGTTTCGTGCTCAAGCTGTGGCCAGTGTTT ATTGCTGCCGCCTGGGGCCTACCGACGCTCATGGTGTCCCTGCTGTTGTTTGTGGATGGCACAAATATCACCCCGACGGAGAAACGTAATCCCAGCTTCCAGTACGGTAATGCCCAGGCCGCCATAGCGGTATTCCTGCTCGTGATGTGTTTCATCGTGACGGTGGGATGCCTTATCCTTCATCAGCGCTTCAAGAAACGGCATGAACGCTATCTTACCCTTTCCCGGGAGGTGTCTTCACCCGACACTGAAACCGTCACCACAACGAGCTCCGTCGTGAACCTGTTGACGGGGAGCACCGGAAACGGCACGGTCGTCCACCGAAGGCGCCACTCGGTAACTTCCAGCGACGACGAGATCCTCACGACCGGACTGTCCGGCTGTGAGTCGGTCGGAAATGGAACGGGCTGCGGTGTGAACACTGGCAATGGGGGCTGCTGTAGCAGCTCGTCGGCGACCGTACGCACGGTGGTGGACATTGAAGATCTAGCCATCAACAACAGTATTAATAACGCAGACGTTGCGGGCGGATCGGACGCGATCCAATCGAATGGGATGTGCTCGGCACAGTTCAACTGTCCaacggcttcgaagcagcagTGCCAATCGCTCATCGATCGGTACCGCGAACAGGCCAACGATGGGCTGGAACCGCTCGAGTTTGACAAGACCGTCGATCAGCAGCAAATCCTACGCCACATGGTGCTCCTCATTCTGCTGctctgctcgatgtttgttggCCTCTCGCTGTCGGTGTGGACGCTTATCATGGAGGGAATGTCGGGAATCTACGTGGAGCTGACGTTCCTCGACGCGTTCCTCAATTTCGGCCAGAGCATCATCGTGCTGGCGGTCTTCATCACCGATACCGGCGAGCTGCTACTTCCGATGATGAAGTTCTGGCGGAAGGTGTGGTACGGTGCGAACTTACTTCAGCTGCCCATCTGGAGCGAACTCAGCACCGAAACACGTCACATCTGCGATCAGTTCACAACGCACCATTTGGAGAACTGTCGGAAGACGATTGCGAAGGATATCCG CTGGCGCATTAAGGTATATCGGCGGGTATTCTACGGGAGTGCCTTCGTAGACTGGCTGCTGGAGGTCGGGTTGGCAAAGGATCGTGCGGATGCAACGCACTACGCCCGTCGGTTAATCGATGGCCGAGTCCTACGCCACATCAACAACGTGTACCACTTTCACGACCGTAACCTACTCTACACGTTCTGTGAACGGCTGTAA
- the LOC131264896 gene encoding uncharacterized protein LOC131264896 encodes MKAVMLLSLLAMVLAVAFAQNGCVRDDSDGQPLCNAAEMATPLWRNNWDPTAYWQCETANTPATYRRCPTEGMFNSVTRTCINWFDWEWTPTCKPPSRV; translated from the exons aTGAAGG CCGTTATGCTTCTCTCCCTGCTCGCGATGGTGCTTGCCGTGGCCTTCGCCCAGAACGGTTGCGTCCGGGACGACAGCGATGGGCAGCCGCTGTGCAATGCGGCGGAGATGGCCACCCCGCTGTGGCGTAACAACTGGGATCCGACCGCGTACTGGCAGTGCGAGACCGCCAACACTCCGGCCACCTACCGTCGCTGCCCGACCGAGGGCATGTTCAACAGTGTCACCCGCACCTGCATCAACTGGTTCGACTGGGAGTGGACCCCGACTTGCAAGCCTCCGAGCCGCGTCTAA